From the genome of Helicoverpa zea isolate HzStark_Cry1AcR chromosome 1, ilHelZeax1.1, whole genome shotgun sequence, one region includes:
- the LOC124629506 gene encoding low molecular weight phosphotyrosine protein phosphatase-like: MSGEKKKALFICLGNICRSPIAEGVFQKTVNDMKLGDQWEIDSAAIGGWHVGNPPDWRALDTMKKHDVPYNNHARQITTEDFNHYDFIFGMDEANMKDLSKRAPKGSKAKLLLFGDFDPQGDRIIRDPYYDSDAVGFEKCYQQSLRCSKGFLESLQK, encoded by the exons ATGTCAGGGGAAAAGAAAAAGGCGTTATTCATCTGCCTTG GTAATATTTGTAGATCTCCCATAGCAGAAGGAGTGTTTCAAAAAACTGTGAATGACATGAAATTGGGTGATCAATGGGAAATTGACAGTGCTGCTATAGGAGGCTGGCATGTTGGCAATCCACCTGATTGGAGAGCCTTAGACACTATGAAAAAGCATGATGTTCCATATAACAACCATGCTAGAcag ataacTACAGAGGACTTCAACCACTACGATTTTATATTTGGTATGGATGAGGCAAACATGAAGGATCTTTCAAAACGAGCTCCAAAAGGAAGTAAAGCTAAACTCCTTCTCTTTGGTGACTTTGATCCTCAGGGTGATAGAATTATAAGAGATCCATACTAT GATAGTGATGCAGTAGGTTTTGAAAAGTGTTACCAGCAGTCATTGAGGTGTTCTAAAGGGTTTTTAGAGAgcctgcaaaaataa
- the LOC124629481 gene encoding uncharacterized protein LOC124629481, translating into MVQKHNSIMASDHELSPSPGKKRRRKNNSITESGDELSPSSPPVKKRKENGTEGEKYLSKEEINTDSESEESHAAAPVRRVQKPMKLDDILKDIDDISEPSCMDRILMYLGELNDEDYFFMETLVYKLHGEKITWEQPWYQQSNSLSRPLKDNNNESAQQPYRTDTICKAESEKIQENWDEFRRLYGVPDKLICLARWKNKDKSRLPNTPVELARRFVVAYLARGLERTIYQVFRHIMTYFGGSNKGPYSDVEEKIMKVCFTHHPNNSVTLLSRVLCREPRGIYKRLEQLFQGKPEKKKVKWTLPLATKLLRLLLKYTELPLEDLKYRKIDKSVWLKIEKKFDHHYIHIQAFWYAYLHVQIFVKETLKINKLRRQVFKRLKSSSYEVWTDIRWKDLVKQFPDGMTHRFLYAVSRLVVCKIPGYLKKPLPDIADRALVKLQAKKFRKRRLRTLQLNENGELEEIKYS; encoded by the exons atggtcCAAAAGCATAATTCAATCATGGCATCTGATCATGAATTATCACCATCTCCAGGCAAAAAGAGacgaagaaaaaataattcaatcacGGAATCTGGAGACGAGCTATCACCGTCATCACCACCGGTAAAGAAACGAAAAGAAAATGGTACAGAAGGTGAAAAGTATTTGTCTAAGGAAGAAATAAATACAGATTCTGAATCTGAAGAAAGTCATGCTGCGGCACCGGTGAGAAGGGTGCAAAAACCTATGAAACTTGACGATATACTAAAAGATATCGACGATATTAGTGAGCCATCTTGTATGGATAGAATACTTATGTATTTAGGGGAACTGAATGACGAGGACTATTTCTTCATGGAG ACACTAGTATATAAATTGCACGGAGAAAAAATTACATGGGAACAACCCTGGTATCAACAATCTAACTCACTCTCTAGGCCActtaaagataataataatgaaagtGCACAGCAACCGTATAGGACAGACACAATATGTAAAGCTGAATCAGAGAAGATTCAAGAGAATTGGGATGAATTCAGAAGG CTGTATGGAGTTCCGGATAAATTAATTTGCTTGGCTCGTTggaaaaacaaagataaaagtCGACTACCAAATACACCTGTTGAATTAGCAAGACGTTTTGTTGTTGCTTACTTGGCCCGTGGACTGGAAAGAACAATTTATCAAGTATTCAGACATATTATGACTTATTTCGGAGGCTCCAATAAAGGCCCTTACTCTGATGTTGAAGAAAAAATCATGAAAGTTTGCTTTACGCACCATCCCAACAACTCTGTAACATTGTTGTCTAGGGTTCTATGCAGAGAGCCTAGAGGAATATACAAGAGATTAGAGCAATTGTTTCAGG GAAAACCAGAAAAGAAGAAAGTAAAATGGACTCTACCGCTAGCTACTaaacttcttaggttactcctAAAATATACAGAATTACCTCTTGAAGATTTAAAGTACAGAAAAATTGATAAATCTGTTTGGttgaaaattgaaaagaaaTTTGATCATCATTATATTCACATACAAGCATTTTGGTATGCATATCTTCATGTTCAAATATTCGTCAAAGAgactttgaaaataaacaaattgaggAGACAGGTATTCAAAAG ATTAAAGTCCTCATCTTATGAAGTTTGGACTGACATTCGATGGAAAGATTTAGTGAAGCAATTTCCAGATGGAATGACACATAGGTTTCTATATGCAGTATCTCGACTAGTGGTTTGCAAAATACCtgggtatttaaaaaaacctcTACCTGATATTGCGGATCGCGCCTTAGTTAAACTCCAGGCAAAAAAGTTTCGTAAGCGTCGTCTCAGAACACTACAATTAAACGAAAATGGAGAACTAGAAGAGATTAAGTACAGTTGA
- the LOC124629487 gene encoding lipid droplet-associated hydrolase-like, translating into MKNEFLTLNHVQTHIITYGDPFHCNGKDVIVCITGNPGIPDFYIEFGAELYKSTGLPLCIIGHAGHDVVPDEQSNMLKGQEHLFHLDGQLKHKLELINTYIDKQSKIHLIGHSIGSWLILELLNDNENLAMRVKSVNLLFPTLQRMAETRNGIFLNNYLRKIHSVLIFLYLLVSVLPAVIVNFLIAVYLKINLLPSHYTKLILKFLNPNVGEKILFLAYNEMDRVKSLNVDALNKIKHMVNVIYSSHDNWAPVSYMEDLHKCQPEIPLTEVDINHAFVLKSSKTVADMVAQFIITKI; encoded by the exons ATGAAGAATGAATTCTTGACTCTAAACCATGTGCAAACACATATAATCACTTATGGAGATCCTTTTCACTGTAATGGAAAGGATGTCATTGTTTGTATCACTGGAAACCCAGGTATTCCAGATTTCTACATTGAATTTGGCGCAGAATTATATAAATCAACAGGATTGCCTTTATGCATTATAG gtcatgCGGGTCACGATGTAGTTCCAGATGAACAGTCCAATATGCTGAAAGGTCAAGAGCACCTATTTCACCTTGACGGTCAACTTAAGCACAAACTTGAACTTATCAATACTTATATTGATAAACAAagcaaaatacatttaattggTCATTCCATTGGAAGTTGGTTAATTTTAGAACTACTCAATGATAATGAAAATTTGGCAATGCGGGTTAAGTCTGTTAATCTGTTATTCCCAACATTGCAACGAATGGCAGAAACTAGGAATGGCATTTTTCTTAATAATTACCTAAGGAAAATACACAGTGTATTAATATTTCTGTACCTTCTTGTAAGTGTATTGCCAGCAGTTATAGTTAATTTCTTGATAGcagtgtatttaaaaataaacttattgcCTTCACACTACACAAAActcattttaaagtttttaaatccaAATGTTGGAGAAAAGATACTTTTTTTAGCTTACAATGAAATGGATCGAGTGAAAAGTTTGAATGTTGatgcattaaataaaataaagcacatgGTTAATGTAATTTATAGTAGTCATGACAATTGGGCTCCAGTATCATACATGGAGGACCTTCATAAATGTCAACCAGAAATCCCCTTGACAGAAGTAGATATAAACCATGCATTTGTTTTGAAATCTTCAAAAACAGTTGCAGATATGGTGGCTCAATTtataatcacaaaaatataa
- the LOC124629495 gene encoding alpha/beta hydrolase domain-containing protein 17B translates to MIRNRNFFSELCCLFCCPPCPGKIAAKLAFLPPEPTYAFTPDETGSKFTLTLTERAEWQYSEREKENIEGFYSRTTRGNRIACLFVRCSPNARFTILFSHGNAVDLGQMSSFYLGLGTRINCNIFSYDYSGYGVSGGKPSEKNLYADIDAAWQALRTRYGISPENIILYGQSIGTVPTVDLAARYEVGAVVLHSPLMSGMRVAFPNTKRTWFFDAFPSIDKIPKVTSPVLVIHGTEDEVIDFSHGLAIYERCPRAVEPLWVEGAGHNDVELFNQYLERLKRFVSVELLN, encoded by the exons ATGATCAGGAATAGGAATTT TTTCAGTGAACTCTGTTGCCTGTTTTGTTGTCCACCATGCCCGGGGAAAATCGCGGCTAAGCTCGCATTTCTGCCTCCAGAACCTACGTATGCATTCACACCTGATGAGACAGGATCAAAATTCACATTGACGCTGACCGAACGAGCAGAATGGCAATACTCAGAACGAGAAAAGGAGAATATCGAAGGCTTCTACTCGAGAACTACGAGAGGCAACAGAATAGCTTGCCTCTTTGTTCGGTGTAGCCCCAATGCACGCTTTACGATATTATTTTCACATGGAAATGCCGTAGATCTCGGTCAGATGAGCAGTTTCTACTTAGGATTAGGGACTAGAATAAACTGTAACATATTCAGCTATGATTATTCTGGTTATGGTGTGAGTGGTGGAAAACCGTCAGAGAAGAATTTGTACGCTGACATCGATGCTGCGTGGCAAGCGCTTCGGACTCGTTATGGCATCAGCCCAGAAAACATTATATTGTATGGACAAAGTATTGGAACGGTACCAACAGTGGACTTAGCTGCTCGCTACGAAGTGGGAGCTGTTGTGTTGCACTCTCCACTCATGTCTGGTATGAGAGTTGCCTTCCCTAACACCAAAAGGACATGGTTCTTTGACGCTTTTCCCAG tATCGACAAAATTCCAAAAGTAACCTCTCCGGTTCTTGTTATTCATGGAACTGAAGATGAGGTGATAGATTTTTCGCACGGACTAGCGATTTATGAACGCTGTCCTCGTGCCGTTGAACCATTATGGGTGGAG GGCGCTGGACATAATGATGTTGAACTTTTCAATCAATATTTAGAGAGGCTGAAGCGTTTCGTTTCAGTGGAATTGCTCAACTGA
- the LOC124632984 gene encoding F-box/WD repeat-containing protein 9-like, with the protein MCDVLESVKDQLTDIENELETNTEACEMFDCTKPTLVDMPVEILLKICSFLDAHFLKHTLSKVCQRFEDILADDHLWKYWVHSKINGCYPTLPRLKVWEETQIDWEPVCVEMDVEMKKWTNVKDTMRHIVVKDVHFASVDTVLLVNNGEICISGGRDRGMALWHVLDISPNDESDVVTTFTDAKPRYIRHDAHAGWVWDLAADNIDSATTIYSASWDNTVKVWDLEAGFHCKQRFRCGMSALSVVTIGNEVIAGLYSKKILSFDLRAGSSPTYSYKPHKGPVLALQTFGNMVASLSEDKTMAVWDRVAGKLLLSDVKIPTGKAYPVCISWSPSALYVGDSKGCLHLFNPEDHTYVRTHELWPEPPITKPPSKITGCYQSPGNMIVCSDRGEIKFMYNCYPPQEYTNVKSSTFDITQLRYLNGVLVVGTCDSALEFWVPKERYQDD; encoded by the exons ATGTGTGACGTACTTGAATCAGTTAAGGACCAGTTAACAGACATTGAAAATGAACTGGAAACAAATACGGAAGCTTGCGAAATGTTTGATTGTACTAAGCCCACGTTAGTGGATATGCCAGTtgag ATACTATTAAAAATATGCTCTTTTCTGGATGCACACTTTTTAAAACACACTTTGAGTAAAGTGTGTCAAAGATTTGAGGACATATTAGCTGATGATCATCTATGGAAATATTGGGTACATAGTAAAATCAATGGCTGCTACCCAACACTACCTCGTCTGAAAGTATGGGAAGAAACGCAAATAGACTGGGAACCAGTATGTGTGGAAATGGATGTGGAGATGAAAAAATGGACAAATGTTAAGGATACCATGAGACATATTGTTGTGAAAGATGTTCATTTTGCTTCAGTGGATACTGTACTATTGGTCAAT AATGGTGAGATTTGTATATCAGGTGGTAGAGATCGTGGAATGGCACTATGGCATGTTTTGGATATTAGTCCCAATGATGAAAGTGATGTCGTCACCACATTTACTGATGCAAAGCCTAGGTATATCAGACATGATGCACACGCCGGATGGGTCTGGGACTTGGCGGCAGACAACATAGATTCTGCTACCACAATATATTCTGCATCATGGGACAATACAGTAAAAGTGTGGGATCTTGAGGCTGGATTTCATTGTAAACAAAGATTTCG atgtGGTATGTCAGCATTGTCTGTTGTTACCATTGGTAATGAAGTTATTGCTGGATTATACTCCAAAAAGATCCTGTCTTTTGACTTACGAGCGGGGTCTTCTCCTACTTATTCATACAAGCCACATAAAGGACCAGTATTGGCACTTCAAACATTCGGTAATATGGTTGCCTCCTTGAGTGAGGACAAAACTATGGCTGTCTGGGACAGAGTTGCTGGGAAACTTTTATTAAGTGATGTGAAGATACCAACTGGTAAAGCTTATCCAGTTTGCATTAGCTGGAGTCCCTCTGCATTGTATGTGGGGGACTCGAAAGGTTGCCTACACTTGTTCAATCCTGAAGACCATACATATGTGAGAACACATGAATTATGGCCAGAGCCGCCTATCACAAAACCACCCAGTAAGATAACAGGGTGCTATCAAAGTCCAGGCAATATGATAGTCTGCTCAGACAGAGGAGAAATTAAGTTCATGtacaattgctaccctccacaAGAGTATACTAATGTGAAAAGCAGCACATTTGATATAACTCAG ttacGGTATTTGAACGGCGTGCTAGTAGTCGGTACCTGTGATTCTGCACTCGAGTTTTGGGTACCGAAAGAGAGATACCAAgatgactaa